Proteins encoded together in one Allomeiothermus silvanus DSM 9946 window:
- a CDS encoding ribonuclease catalytic domain-containing protein, protein MSFPQASLVIYKGRPALAEAKGDRLELSLLGGEKLKVRPKDVFPLHPGPADLDLKPPEGEEVEAWELLQGQTVSLKELAELVYGDYTPQAAYGAYRLAQRGERFVLEGERVRARTHEEFAAWQRAQAAKQARLRAFEEGVERLRTGHLAPEDHPLLAEVEALALGERKESPLLKALGLPQTPQAAHGLLLRLGVWRRENPHPRRLGLRLGSMELPVPPLPEEERTDLTHLEAYAIDDEGSQDPDDAVWAERTEGGFRLLVHVADVAALVEPGSLLDQEAMHRGANLYLPEGTVPMLPPRATEVLGLGLQEISPALTFALFVSEEGELLEERLFPSWVRVRRLSYREALEVPPLSPLKELAEAFGQKRLSQGALDLALPEVKVQVEGEEIRITPLPPYPSRHWVREAMLLAGYAAAHLALREGLPFPFATQEAPSRRVQGEGLAALWEQRKALKRAQLKAVPAPHKGLGLPLYAQVTSPLRRYLDLVAHQQLRAWLKGKRPLSHAELLERVGAAEAVADLVREAERKSRLHWTLLYLMEQGYQGPGVLVEKRGSQGVFLLPEIGLSTAVLLARPSPLDWEGILRFQGADLPSLETRFALEDPG, encoded by the coding sequence ATGTCATTTCCCCAGGCGTCCCTCGTCATCTACAAAGGCAGACCGGCCCTCGCGGAGGCGAAGGGCGACCGGCTGGAGCTGAGCCTCTTGGGTGGGGAAAAGCTCAAGGTACGTCCTAAGGACGTCTTCCCCTTGCACCCTGGCCCCGCTGACCTAGACCTAAAGCCCCCGGAAGGGGAGGAGGTGGAGGCCTGGGAACTTTTGCAGGGCCAGACGGTGAGTCTCAAGGAACTGGCCGAGTTGGTGTACGGGGATTACACCCCCCAGGCTGCTTATGGCGCCTACCGGTTAGCCCAAAGAGGGGAGCGGTTCGTCCTCGAGGGGGAGCGGGTACGGGCCCGCACCCATGAGGAGTTCGCCGCCTGGCAGCGGGCTCAAGCGGCGAAACAAGCCCGCCTGCGGGCTTTCGAGGAGGGAGTGGAGCGTTTGCGCACGGGCCACCTGGCCCCGGAAGACCACCCCCTCCTGGCCGAGGTGGAGGCCTTGGCCCTGGGGGAGCGCAAGGAGAGCCCGCTCCTGAAGGCATTGGGCCTGCCCCAGACCCCCCAGGCCGCCCACGGCCTCCTGCTGCGGCTGGGGGTGTGGCGGCGGGAAAACCCCCACCCCAGGCGGCTGGGCCTGCGCCTCGGCTCGATGGAGCTTCCCGTTCCCCCGTTGCCCGAGGAAGAGCGGACCGACCTCACCCACCTCGAGGCCTACGCCATCGACGACGAAGGAAGCCAGGATCCCGATGACGCGGTCTGGGCCGAGCGGACGGAAGGGGGGTTCCGCCTGCTGGTACACGTGGCGGACGTGGCCGCTTTGGTAGAGCCGGGCAGCCTTTTGGATCAGGAGGCCATGCACCGGGGGGCCAACCTCTACCTGCCCGAGGGCACCGTGCCCATGCTTCCCCCCAGGGCTACGGAGGTTTTGGGGCTGGGCCTACAGGAGATCTCCCCGGCCCTCACCTTTGCGCTTTTTGTCTCCGAGGAGGGGGAACTCTTGGAGGAGCGGCTTTTCCCGAGCTGGGTGCGGGTGCGCCGCCTCAGCTACCGGGAGGCCCTCGAGGTGCCCCCGCTTTCCCCCCTCAAGGAGCTGGCCGAGGCTTTCGGGCAGAAACGCCTGTCCCAGGGGGCCTTAGACCTGGCCCTCCCCGAGGTCAAAGTGCAGGTGGAGGGGGAGGAGATCCGCATCACCCCCCTCCCGCCCTACCCAAGCCGCCACTGGGTGCGGGAGGCCATGCTCCTGGCGGGGTACGCCGCGGCTCACCTGGCGCTACGCGAGGGGCTTCCTTTTCCCTTCGCCACCCAGGAGGCCCCGAGCCGCCGGGTCCAAGGGGAGGGCCTGGCTGCCCTGTGGGAGCAGCGCAAAGCCCTCAAGCGGGCCCAGCTCAAGGCGGTGCCCGCCCCCCACAAAGGCCTGGGTTTGCCCCTGTATGCCCAGGTGACGAGCCCCTTACGGCGCTACTTGGATCTGGTAGCCCACCAGCAGCTCAGGGCTTGGCTCAAGGGGAAACGTCCCCTTTCGCACGCGGAGCTTCTGGAGCGGGTCGGGGCGGCGGAGGCGGTGGCCGACCTGGTGCGGGAGGCCGAGCGCAAGAGCCGGCTCCACTGGACCCTCCTTTACCTGATGGAGCAGGGCTATCAGGGGCCGGGGGTTCTGGTGGAAAAGCGGGGAAGTCAGGGGGTCTTTCTTCTCCCCGAGATCGGGCTCAGTACCGCGGTGCTTCTGGCCCGGCCCTCCCCCCTAGATTGGGAGGGGATCCTCCGCTTCCAAGGGGCGGACTTGCCCAGCTTAGAGACCCGCTTCGCCCTCGAGGATCCGG
- a CDS encoding TROVE domain-containing protein: MSFNTSRKSRSDAEILTHEGGRGFAPSAAMELLLLVTGSLFSGDTFYERDIHRKDRLARLAEPVTQADPEFVAALAVYARQGLGLRSGPSALLAHLFWWGPTALAREVAKGVWLRGDEHLETLAYTQAQGWKLRKALKQAVAERLNTMSPAALLKYRRRGRSVSQKDALILCHPQPKDRDHALVYEYLVRGPQALPEAQAYAQALLEERPTWERILSEQGRTPQAWQQALPHLQGLSLVRNLKNLHGAGLLQDPEARSLLLQKLTRPEEVRRWRLFPYQWLLAIFQLEALSTSLAELPASRALSEVKAALELALEATLPPLPLQGPSLVLVDLSGSMFSNLSQHSEATYALAAASLGAVLYRRTGGRLYGFDDDLIELPYGPEASVAQMVRHLLDQGGGGTCLGHALQQSLAGFQGQRVVIFTDEQVHDDAETPLRRWIRAGQGRMAYLVNVAGYAPLAIPEQGVVRVGGFSERLLALLPLLESQDPVAWVRTGAWRALA; this comes from the coding sequence GTGTCCTTCAATACCAGCCGAAAAAGCCGTAGCGATGCCGAGATCCTCACCCATGAAGGTGGCCGTGGCTTTGCCCCTTCTGCCGCCATGGAGCTCTTGCTGTTGGTGACGGGCAGCCTGTTCTCCGGCGACACCTTTTACGAGAGGGACATACATCGAAAAGATCGCTTGGCCCGCCTGGCCGAGCCGGTGACCCAGGCCGATCCCGAGTTTGTGGCCGCTTTGGCCGTATATGCTCGTCAGGGGCTCGGTCTGCGCTCGGGGCCCAGCGCCTTGCTGGCGCACCTGTTCTGGTGGGGCCCCACCGCCCTGGCGCGCGAGGTGGCCAAAGGGGTCTGGCTGCGCGGGGACGAACACCTCGAGACCTTGGCTTATACCCAAGCCCAGGGCTGGAAACTGCGCAAAGCCTTGAAGCAGGCCGTAGCCGAGCGCCTCAACACCATGAGCCCAGCGGCGTTGTTGAAATACCGCCGCAGGGGGCGTAGCGTGAGCCAGAAAGACGCCCTGATCCTATGCCACCCCCAACCCAAAGACCGCGACCACGCGCTGGTGTACGAGTACCTCGTCCGTGGGCCTCAGGCCCTGCCGGAGGCTCAGGCCTATGCCCAGGCCCTCCTGGAGGAGCGCCCTACCTGGGAGCGCATCCTCTCCGAGCAGGGCCGCACCCCCCAGGCCTGGCAACAGGCGCTACCCCATCTGCAGGGCCTTTCCTTGGTGCGTAACCTCAAGAACCTCCACGGAGCAGGGCTTTTGCAAGACCCCGAGGCCCGTAGTCTCCTTCTCCAAAAGCTCACCCGCCCAGAGGAGGTGCGCCGCTGGCGTCTGTTCCCCTACCAGTGGTTGCTGGCCATTTTTCAGCTCGAGGCCCTATCTACTTCCCTGGCAGAGCTACCGGCTTCCCGAGCCCTATCGGAGGTGAAGGCAGCCCTGGAGCTTGCCCTGGAAGCCACCCTGCCCCCTCTTCCCTTGCAGGGCCCCAGCCTGGTGCTGGTAGACCTTTCGGGCTCGATGTTCTCAAACCTTAGCCAGCACAGCGAGGCCACCTACGCCCTGGCCGCAGCCAGCCTGGGGGCGGTGCTGTACCGCCGCACGGGAGGCCGCCTATATGGCTTTGACGATGACCTGATCGAGCTGCCCTACGGCCCGGAGGCTTCGGTGGCACAGATGGTTCGCCACCTCCTGGACCAGGGGGGTGGGGGCACCTGCCTGGGCCATGCCCTGCAGCAAAGCCTGGCCGGCTTCCAGGGGCAAAGGGTGGTGATCTTCACCGACGAGCAGGTCCACGACGACGCGGAAACCCCCCTTCGCCGCTGGATTCGCGCAGGCCAGGGCCGCATGGCCTACCTGGTGAACGTGGCCGGGTACGCCCCGCTAGCCATCCCCGAGCAGGGGGTGGTGCGCGTGGGGGGCTTTAGCGAACGATTGCTGGCCTTGTTGCCGCTCTTAGAATCGCAAGATCCCGTGGCCTGGGTGCGTACGGGGGCCTGGAGGGCGCTGGCGTAG
- a CDS encoding integrase core domain-containing protein, translated as MQFTTVGREIWRGARQAQRLAEANASDPEVQERLRKLRLVKALRESKKSWKEIQDLVGISRATYHRWQKALKEKGLAGLKPRSRRPKHLRTKVHWTPGLLIRIETLRKENPTWGRWSIWLTLRKEGFQMSERTVGRILAYLEKHRRIESVAGYLARTQRGKLKRRVNRPYAKRKPRGYEARAPGDLVQVDTLTLTLGPGSMVKHFSAIDLHSRFVLAEVHSRATAKLSEGFLSLLLARAPFPIRAIQVDGGSEFMAEFEEACCALGIALFVLPPRSPKLNGHVERMQRTFKEEFYTRPLPTPLSELQAELDTYLDYYNRRRPHMALGGLAPLEFLAKMQEESVPQRVSNVLTDYRVLQK; from the coding sequence GTGCAGTTTACCACCGTTGGCCGAGAGATATGGAGAGGCGCTAGACAAGCACAGAGGCTGGCCGAGGCCAACGCAAGCGACCCAGAGGTCCAGGAACGTCTGCGCAAGCTCCGACTGGTCAAAGCCCTGCGTGAAAGTAAAAAGAGCTGGAAGGAGATCCAGGACCTGGTCGGGATCAGCCGGGCCACCTACCACCGCTGGCAAAAAGCCCTAAAAGAAAAGGGCCTGGCTGGACTCAAACCCCGCTCCCGCCGCCCTAAGCACCTGCGCACAAAGGTCCACTGGACCCCAGGGCTGCTCATTAGAATAGAAACTCTCCGCAAGGAAAACCCCACCTGGGGACGCTGGTCCATCTGGCTTACCCTCCGCAAGGAGGGTTTCCAGATGAGCGAACGCACGGTGGGGCGCATCCTGGCCTACCTGGAGAAGCACCGACGTATCGAGAGCGTGGCCGGCTACCTGGCCCGGACTCAAAGAGGGAAGCTAAAGCGAAGGGTAAACCGGCCCTACGCCAAAAGGAAGCCCCGAGGATACGAGGCCAGGGCTCCTGGGGACCTGGTCCAGGTGGACACCCTCACCCTGACCTTAGGACCGGGAAGCATGGTCAAGCACTTCTCGGCGATTGACCTCCATAGCCGGTTTGTCCTGGCGGAGGTGCACAGCCGGGCCACGGCTAAGCTTTCTGAGGGGTTCTTGTCCTTGCTTCTGGCCAGGGCCCCTTTTCCCATCCGGGCCATCCAGGTGGATGGGGGCAGCGAGTTCATGGCCGAGTTTGAGGAGGCCTGCTGTGCTCTGGGGATTGCCTTGTTTGTGCTACCGCCGAGGAGTCCTAAACTCAATGGTCACGTGGAGCGGATGCAGCGGACCTTCAAGGAGGAGTTCTACACCCGGCCTTTGCCCACCCCGCTCAGCGAGCTGCAGGCAGAGCTGGATACCTACCTGGACTACTACAACCGCCGAAGGCCTCACATGGCCCTGGGGGGTCTTGCTCCGCTGGAGTTTTTGGCTAAGATGCAAGAGGAGTCGGTTCCTCAAAGAGTCTCAAATGTGTTGACCGATTACAGGGTATTGCAAAAATGA
- the cas2 gene encoding CRISPR-associated endonuclease Cas2, translated as MERLDILVTYDVNVTSADGQARLARVAKVCKNFGQRVQMSVFECRVTRAQLEDMEAKLLKIIEPDKDSLRIYTLPGGREKCLRVHGQDKYTDFDDPLVV; from the coding sequence ATGGAACGGCTGGATATTCTGGTTACCTACGATGTAAACGTGACCTCTGCAGACGGCCAGGCGCGCTTGGCCCGGGTCGCCAAGGTCTGCAAGAACTTTGGCCAGCGGGTGCAGATGTCGGTGTTTGAGTGCCGCGTGACGCGGGCCCAGCTCGAGGACATGGAGGCCAAACTACTCAAAATTATCGAGCCGGACAAAGACAGCCTGCGCATCTACACCCTGCCCGGAGGCCGGGAAAAGTGCTTGCGGGTACACGGCCAGGACAAGTACACCGACTTCGATGACCCCTTGGTGGTCTAG
- the cas1c gene encoding type I-C CRISPR-associated endonuclease Cas1c: MTTELLNTLYIQTQGVYLRLESDTLRIQHEDVTLRHVPLHHLGGLALFGNVLVSPFLLHRCAEDGLEVTWFSESGRFQGRLAGPVSGNVLLRRAQYRALENPSTCLYLAARFVEGKLKNARLVLQRAVRERGETEALNQALFEHEAALRQLAQARTVDEVRGLEGQAASAYFAAFGDLLLSGEFRFEGRNKRPPRDPVNALLGFVYALLTTQCTAALEGVGLDPQVGFLHALRPGRNALALDLLEEFRAWWADRLVLSLLNRKQLSPQHFEERRGGAVLLNEEGRKAVIVAFQGRRQETVQHPFFKEPVPIGLLPHIQARLLARYLRGDLPEYPPFVGR, translated from the coding sequence ATGACTACCGAGCTGCTCAATACCCTTTACATTCAGACCCAAGGCGTATACCTTCGGCTTGAGAGCGACACCCTGCGCATCCAGCACGAAGACGTAACCCTGCGCCATGTACCGCTGCACCACCTGGGGGGCTTGGCGCTTTTTGGCAACGTGCTGGTTTCGCCCTTTCTGCTCCACCGCTGCGCCGAAGATGGCCTCGAGGTCACCTGGTTTAGCGAGTCGGGCCGTTTTCAGGGACGGCTTGCGGGGCCGGTTTCTGGAAACGTGCTGCTGCGGCGGGCGCAGTACCGGGCGCTGGAGAATCCTTCGACCTGCTTGTATCTGGCCGCGCGCTTTGTGGAGGGCAAGCTTAAGAACGCTCGGCTGGTGCTACAGCGGGCCGTGCGCGAACGGGGCGAGACCGAGGCCCTGAATCAAGCTCTTTTTGAACACGAAGCGGCCCTGCGCCAGCTTGCCCAAGCGCGAACGGTGGACGAGGTACGGGGCCTCGAGGGGCAGGCCGCCAGCGCCTACTTCGCGGCCTTTGGGGATCTATTGCTCTCGGGCGAGTTTCGCTTCGAGGGGCGCAACAAACGCCCCCCGCGCGACCCGGTGAACGCCCTGCTGGGCTTTGTATATGCCCTGCTCACCACCCAGTGCACCGCCGCCTTGGAAGGGGTGGGGCTCGATCCCCAGGTAGGCTTTCTGCATGCCCTGCGGCCTGGGCGCAACGCGTTGGCCCTGGACCTGCTCGAGGAGTTCAGGGCCTGGTGGGCCGACCGGCTGGTGCTCTCGCTCTTGAACCGCAAGCAGCTTTCTCCCCAGCACTTCGAGGAACGCCGCGGCGGTGCGGTGTTGTTGAACGAGGAAGGGAGAAAGGCAGTTATCGTGGCCTTTCAGGGCCGTAGGCAAGAAACCGTGCAGCACCCCTTTTTCAAAGAGCCCGTACCCATCGGGTTGCTGCCCCACATCCAGGCCCGCCTGCTGGCCCGCTACCTGCGGGGCGACCTGCCCGAGTACCCCCCGTTTGTTGGTAGGTAG
- the cas4 gene encoding CRISPR-associated protein Cas4, translating to MDELDDLFHQIDPPSPAEQEPLPLSALAQYTYCPRRAALILLEGEWEDNEYTLRGTRAHENADIPEGLLREGVWVERALPIWSERLGLSGRADVVEFVNGVPYPVEYKVGKRWPRELARKAAEVQLCAQALCLEEMFGQSVPAGALFSKASQRRREVEFTPELRAATLATLSALRKLLLQDRLPPPAADERCRHCSLFAVCMPEVPQALLNYLSHNQP from the coding sequence ATGGATGAGCTGGACGACCTATTCCACCAAATAGACCCGCCCAGCCCTGCCGAGCAGGAGCCCCTGCCCCTAAGCGCCCTTGCCCAGTACACCTATTGCCCCCGCCGGGCCGCGCTGATTCTGCTGGAGGGCGAGTGGGAGGACAACGAGTACACCCTGCGGGGAACCCGTGCCCACGAGAATGCGGACATTCCCGAAGGACTCTTGCGCGAAGGGGTCTGGGTCGAGCGGGCCTTGCCCATCTGGTCGGAGCGGCTGGGGCTTTCGGGACGGGCGGATGTGGTGGAGTTTGTGAACGGGGTGCCCTACCCGGTGGAGTACAAGGTGGGCAAGCGGTGGCCCCGCGAGCTGGCCCGTAAGGCCGCCGAGGTGCAGCTCTGCGCCCAGGCCCTGTGCCTGGAGGAGATGTTCGGCCAGAGCGTGCCCGCCGGGGCTTTGTTCAGCAAGGCCAGTCAGCGCCGCCGAGAGGTGGAATTTACCCCCGAGTTGCGGGCGGCCACCCTGGCGACCCTCAGTGCCCTGCGTAAGCTTTTGCTTCAAGACCGCCTGCCCCCGCCCGCTGCGGACGAGCGCTGCCGCCACTGCTCGCTCTTTGCGGTGTGCATGCCCGAGGTGCCCCAGGCTTTGCTGAACTACCTCAGCCATAACCAGCCATGA
- a CDS encoding putative CRISPR-associated protein, translating into MSTVFLTTVGTSLLGNIARAGIGKENTSEIREYIHQDPAKASAETNSLSHILAEGDRVELLHSDTEDGRWCAEWVATYLHEKGFPTELFKVQGLAYEAKGFVDYGLRQFVQLLAGRIRQTRREGHSAAINATGGFKAEIAYATALGLVFKVPVYYIHERFGDIVTLPPSPFGWENNLIAWNTDFFDWIDAELRPTAEVRSRVGGLPTEISLLLEEMPDGYTVLSPLGQAYLEAFRGELEQAQIIPIYLAPKAKRTWEGLEPATKERYRKLLERLRLPNRAASSELKSGGGEALGFPKGRTDERVFYAEKEGALYVFALTHHGPEYERMCQEGFYWRDYSPQDFTLLDG; encoded by the coding sequence ATGAGCACTGTCTTCCTCACCACCGTCGGCACCAGCCTACTAGGGAATATTGCCCGCGCAGGCATTGGCAAAGAAAACACTTCGGAGATCCGGGAATACATCCACCAGGATCCGGCCAAAGCCAGCGCCGAGACCAACTCGCTTAGCCATATTTTGGCCGAGGGTGACCGGGTGGAGTTGCTGCACAGCGACACTGAGGACGGGCGCTGGTGCGCGGAGTGGGTGGCCACATACCTGCACGAAAAGGGATTCCCCACGGAGCTGTTCAAGGTACAGGGCTTGGCCTACGAAGCTAAAGGTTTCGTGGACTACGGGCTGAGGCAGTTCGTTCAACTGCTGGCCGGGCGTATTCGTCAGACCCGTCGAGAAGGTCACTCAGCGGCTATCAACGCCACCGGGGGCTTTAAGGCCGAGATCGCCTATGCCACCGCGCTGGGTCTGGTGTTCAAGGTTCCGGTCTATTACATCCACGAGAGGTTTGGCGACATCGTGACGCTACCCCCTTCTCCCTTCGGCTGGGAGAACAACCTAATTGCCTGGAACACGGATTTCTTCGATTGGATCGACGCCGAGCTTCGCCCAACCGCCGAGGTGAGGTCCCGGGTTGGAGGGTTGCCCACCGAGATAAGCCTACTGCTGGAGGAGATGCCCGACGGTTACACGGTGCTCTCCCCGCTAGGTCAGGCTTACCTCGAGGCCTTTCGGGGTGAACTCGAGCAGGCCCAAATCATTCCCATCTATCTCGCGCCCAAGGCCAAGCGCACCTGGGAGGGCCTCGAGCCCGCCACCAAAGAGCGCTACCGCAAGCTGCTAGAGCGCCTACGGCTGCCCAACCGTGCTGCCAGCAGCGAACTCAAAAGCGGCGGAGGCGAGGCTCTGGGGTTTCCCAAAGGGCGCACGGACGAGCGGGTTTTTTACGCCGAGAAGGAGGGTGCGCTGTATGTGTTCGCCCTCACCCACCACGGCCCCGAGTACGAGCGCATGTGCCAGGAGGGCTTCTACTGGCGTGATTATTCGCCGCAGGACTTCACCCTGCTCGACGGTTGA
- a CDS encoding IS3-like element ISMesi1 family transposase (programmed frameshift): MRRWSAKEKVKIVLEVLSGQRTVAEACRAHEVAESVLYRWQRAFLDNAHAAFSHSCAEQEARVRELERLVGQMALELEVPKKSLGTLPAKERRELVMALKEAYPLRLLCRALGVPRSTLYYRSKGPNPEEAVLRGRLRELAGAWPRYGYRRLAALLRGEGFGVGEKRVRSLMRREGLLLTRKPLKPRTTLPEELLPEGVPNLLLGLEVTGFHQVWVADLSYVVLGEGVAYLAVVMDLHTRKILGVALGPRLSQGLALAALEMALREGCPEVHHSDRGVQYTSRAYVERLLGLGVRLSYAGTGRPWENGHAERLIRTVKEEWVDLREYRTLEEARASVEAFVFEVYNRKRPHSALGYLTPEAFVDSLLKGGGSPD; this comes from the exons ATGCGCAGGTGGTCAGCGAAGGAAAAGGTAAAAATTGTGTTGGAGGTCTTGTCGGGTCAAAGGACCGTGGCCGAAGCCTGCCGAGCTCACGAGGTCGCAGAGTCCGTGCTCTACAGGTGGCAACGGGCGTTCTTGGATAACGCCCATGCCGCCTTCTCCCATAGCTGCGCAGAACAAGAGGCCCGCGTCCGCGAACTGGAACGCTTGGTCGGCCAGATGGCCCTGGAGCTGGAGGTCC CTAAAAAAAGCCTCGGGACTCTACCGGCAAAGGAAAGGCGGGAGCTGGTGATGGCCCTCAAGGAGGCCTATCCCCTCCGCCTGCTGTGCCGGGCCCTTGGGGTGCCCCGGAGCACCCTCTACTACCGGTCTAAGGGTCCCAATCCCGAGGAGGCGGTCCTCCGAGGCCGCTTGCGGGAGCTGGCGGGGGCCTGGCCCCGGTATGGATACCGGCGCCTCGCCGCTCTCTTGCGGGGGGAGGGCTTCGGGGTGGGGGAGAAGCGGGTGCGCTCCCTGATGCGGAGGGAAGGCCTGCTCCTTACCCGGAAGCCCCTCAAGCCCAGGACCACTCTCCCGGAAGAGCTTCTCCCGGAGGGGGTGCCCAACCTTCTGCTGGGGCTTGAGGTGACCGGCTTCCACCAGGTGTGGGTGGCGGACCTGAGCTACGTGGTCCTGGGGGAGGGGGTGGCCTACCTGGCGGTGGTGATGGACCTCCACACCCGCAAGATCCTGGGGGTGGCCCTGGGGCCGAGGCTGTCCCAGGGGCTTGCTCTTGCGGCGCTGGAGATGGCCCTTAGGGAGGGATGCCCCGAGGTGCACCATTCGGACCGGGGGGTGCAGTACACCTCCAGGGCCTATGTGGAGCGGCTTTTGGGGCTAGGGGTGAGGCTGAGCTACGCGGGGACGGGGAGGCCCTGGGAGAACGGGCACGCGGAGCGGCTGATCCGGACCGTCAAGGAGGAGTGGGTGGACCTGCGGGAGTACCGGACTCTGGAGGAGGCGCGGGCGTCGGTGGAGGCGTTCGTCTTTGAGGTGTACAACCGCAAGCGTCCGCACTCGGCCTTGGGGTACCTGACGCCTGAAGCTTTTGTGGACAGCCTGTTGAAAGGGGGTGGGAGCCCTGACTAA
- the csx2 gene encoding TIGR02221 family CRISPR-associated protein yields MILLSMLGTNDYKEVAYTWGDKKAHPSKFFQAALAGWFPQANVLICVTKESRDKHEQAVKQLLPSAELVDIPSGKKEAEFWEIFNTLEQHIPTGVELVFDVTHGFRSLPTLALLVVSFLRAAKAVQLKYVLYGAYEARTGDTAPVFDLTPFMTMLDWASATNRFLETGDASKFRPLVETRGARPLNTHLNSALKELTGLSEALSTNRAMRAGKLSSKALAKIVRAKGEEWELSHAPLKLLLPRLEQGLGLIAQDDKASQQVQLIQSFGQVSWFLKHRQYEKALGLAREWMVSFAQLKGQGSWQPIQYKKRKEVEDWFNACMKGDVPIPDDWKAFIDVWKDLGNLRNDLMHFGFREAA; encoded by the coding sequence GTGATTCTGCTCTCGATGCTGGGCACTAACGACTACAAGGAGGTTGCTTACACCTGGGGCGATAAAAAGGCCCACCCAAGTAAGTTCTTTCAAGCCGCTCTAGCCGGGTGGTTCCCCCAGGCTAATGTGCTGATCTGCGTGACCAAAGAGTCCAGGGATAAGCACGAGCAAGCAGTTAAGCAGCTCCTGCCCAGCGCCGAGCTGGTTGACATTCCATCGGGCAAAAAAGAGGCCGAATTCTGGGAAATTTTCAACACCCTCGAGCAGCACATCCCCACCGGGGTCGAGTTGGTGTTCGACGTGACTCACGGCTTCCGCTCGCTGCCGACTCTGGCACTGCTGGTGGTCAGCTTCTTGCGTGCGGCAAAAGCCGTACAACTAAAGTATGTGCTCTACGGGGCCTATGAGGCGAGAACCGGCGACACCGCGCCGGTCTTCGACCTTACTCCGTTTATGACCATGCTGGATTGGGCCAGTGCCACGAACCGCTTCCTTGAGACAGGTGACGCCAGCAAGTTTCGCCCCCTGGTTGAGACCAGGGGGGCTAGGCCGCTCAATACGCATCTGAACTCGGCGCTTAAGGAGCTGACTGGGCTTTCGGAAGCCCTCTCGACCAACCGGGCCATGCGCGCAGGGAAGCTTTCGTCGAAGGCCCTGGCAAAAATCGTGCGGGCAAAGGGCGAAGAGTGGGAACTGAGCCACGCCCCGCTCAAACTGTTGCTGCCTCGCCTTGAACAAGGTCTGGGTCTGATAGCTCAAGACGATAAGGCATCTCAACAAGTCCAGTTAATCCAGAGTTTTGGACAGGTGAGCTGGTTCCTTAAGCACCGCCAGTACGAGAAGGCGCTGGGCCTGGCGCGGGAGTGGATGGTGTCATTTGCCCAGTTGAAGGGGCAAGGAAGTTGGCAGCCTATTCAGTACAAGAAGCGAAAAGAAGTGGAAGATTGGTTTAATGCCTGTATGAAAGGAGATGTTCCCATACCCGATGACTGGAAGGCTTTTATTGACGTATGGAAAGACCTCGGGAACTTACGAAACGACCTTATGCATTTTGGTTTTCGAGAAGCTGCTTGA
- the cmr6 gene encoding type III-B CRISPR module RAMP protein Cmr6: MRNSLRALGTISHAGLALYKGLKGFEPQDQQSLLEAIVQTPIGPAYPGAFQRWKAALKDAVFLEATTRTPLAIGLGNSSPLENGLTLHHTYGVPYLPGSALKGLLRRAAARFGLSESEKAVLLGEGPDPKQKKPGNAAYLVYWDGWLDPASAQPFQRDVITVHHPDYYSTGGEVWPTDFDDPNPVAFLSVKPGVKFHIPITCPAENAQDWPHKAAEMLQWGLEHLGLGGKTNAGYGYFSDFRITVTERPKSLKEHVEEAERQTREVLSQVKDASALSKIDDYLPKLERLEPAVRRSSLEAIKAHLEAMKRWDTTKSRCQKVQNLLEES, translated from the coding sequence CAAAGCCTGCTCGAGGCCATCGTGCAAACCCCCATCGGCCCTGCCTACCCAGGGGCCTTCCAGCGCTGGAAGGCAGCCCTCAAAGATGCGGTCTTCCTCGAGGCCACCACCCGCACCCCCCTGGCCATCGGCCTGGGCAACAGCAGCCCCCTGGAAAACGGCCTGACCCTGCACCACACCTACGGCGTGCCCTACCTGCCGGGCAGCGCCCTGAAGGGGCTCTTGCGCCGGGCCGCCGCGCGATTTGGCCTGAGCGAGTCAGAAAAGGCTGTGCTGCTGGGCGAAGGCCCCGACCCCAAGCAAAAGAAGCCGGGGAACGCCGCTTATCTGGTCTACTGGGATGGCTGGCTGGATCCAGCCAGCGCCCAGCCCTTCCAGAGGGACGTCATCACCGTGCACCACCCAGATTACTACAGCACGGGCGGAGAAGTCTGGCCCACCGACTTCGATGACCCCAACCCGGTGGCCTTTCTCTCGGTAAAGCCGGGGGTAAAGTTCCATATTCCCATCACCTGCCCCGCCGAAAACGCCCAGGACTGGCCCCACAAGGCCGCCGAGATGCTTCAGTGGGGCCTGGAGCACCTGGGGCTGGGGGGCAAGACCAATGCAGGGTATGGGTATTTTAGTGACTTCAGGATCACAGTCACTGAGAGACCAAAGTCGCTAAAGGAGCACGTAGAGGAAGCCGAAAGGCAAACTCGAGAAGTTCTGAGCCAGGTCAAAGATGCCTCCGCACTATCCAAAATTGACGACTATCTCCCTAAGCTCGAGCGTTTAGAACCCGCCGTGAGGAGGTCGAGCCTCGAGGCCATTAAGGCTCATCTGGAAGCCATGAAGCGGTGGGATACAACAAAGAGCCGCTGTCAAAAAGTCCAGAATTTATTGGAGGAGTCGTGA